In one window of Protaetiibacter larvae DNA:
- the ahcY gene encoding adenosylhomocysteinase gives MSIPASTALPFKVADLSLAEAGRHQLRLAENEMPGLMALREEYGASQPLAGARIAGSLHMTVQTAVLIETLVALGAQVRWASCNIFSTQDDAAAAVAVGPNGTVDAPAGVPVFAWKGETLEEYWWATTQIFDWSAEAAAAGADWTGPNLILDDGGDATLLVHTGREYELAGAVPATPDDASHEWSVVLDVLRASIASDPQRWTRIAADIQGVTEETTTGVHRLYELHRDGRLLFPAINVNDSVTKSKFDNKYGIRHSLPDGLNRATDVLIGGKVAFVAGYGDVGKGAAEALRGQGARVIVSEIDPINALQAAMDGYQVARLESVIDQVDLLVTGTGNKNVVTVEHLLGLKHQAIVANVGHFDNEIDMAGLEALAGAVKVEIKPQVHEWRLPNGRSVLVLSEGRLMNLGNATGHPSFVMSNSFSNQVLAQLELWVNRAAYETRVYVLPKVLDEKVARLHLAALGVELTVLTPEQADYIGVPVEGPYKVDHYRY, from the coding sequence ATGAGCATCCCCGCCTCGACCGCCCTCCCCTTCAAGGTCGCCGACCTCTCGCTCGCCGAAGCCGGACGCCACCAGCTGCGCCTCGCCGAGAACGAGATGCCCGGCCTCATGGCTCTGCGCGAGGAGTACGGGGCGTCCCAGCCGCTCGCCGGGGCGCGGATCGCGGGCTCGCTGCACATGACGGTGCAGACCGCGGTGCTCATCGAGACGCTCGTGGCGCTCGGCGCGCAGGTGCGCTGGGCGAGCTGCAACATCTTCTCCACCCAGGACGACGCCGCAGCCGCCGTCGCCGTCGGCCCGAACGGCACGGTCGACGCCCCCGCGGGCGTGCCGGTGTTCGCCTGGAAGGGCGAGACCCTGGAGGAGTACTGGTGGGCGACCACGCAGATCTTCGACTGGTCCGCCGAGGCCGCCGCGGCCGGAGCCGACTGGACCGGCCCCAACCTCATCCTCGACGACGGCGGCGACGCCACCCTGCTCGTGCACACCGGTCGCGAGTACGAGCTCGCGGGCGCGGTGCCCGCAACCCCCGACGACGCGAGCCACGAGTGGAGCGTCGTGCTGGATGTGCTGCGCGCCTCGATCGCGTCCGACCCGCAGCGCTGGACGCGCATCGCGGCCGACATCCAGGGCGTCACGGAGGAGACCACCACCGGCGTGCACCGCCTCTACGAACTGCACCGCGACGGGCGCCTGCTGTTCCCGGCGATCAACGTCAACGACTCGGTCACCAAGTCGAAGTTCGACAACAAGTACGGCATCCGTCATTCCCTGCCCGACGGCCTGAACCGCGCCACCGACGTGCTGATCGGCGGCAAGGTCGCGTTCGTGGCCGGCTACGGCGACGTCGGCAAGGGCGCGGCGGAGGCGCTGCGTGGCCAGGGCGCCCGCGTGATCGTGAGCGAGATCGACCCCATCAACGCCCTGCAGGCGGCGATGGACGGATACCAGGTCGCCCGCCTGGAGAGCGTCATCGACCAGGTCGACCTGCTGGTCACCGGCACCGGCAACAAGAACGTCGTGACCGTCGAGCACCTGTTGGGGCTCAAGCACCAGGCGATCGTCGCCAACGTGGGTCACTTCGACAACGAGATCGACATGGCGGGCCTCGAGGCCCTCGCGGGTGCGGTCAAGGTCGAGATCAAGCCGCAGGTGCACGAGTGGCGGCTGCCGAACGGCCGCAGCGTGCTCGTGCTCTCCGAGGGGCGGCTCATGAACCTCGGCAACGCCACCGGACATCCGAGCTTCGTGATGAGCAACTCGTTCTCGAACCAGGTGCTCGCCCAGCTCGAGCTGTGGGTCAACCGGGCCGCCTACGAGACGCGCGTGTACGTGCTGCCGAAGGTGCTCGACGAGAAGGTGGCGCGCCTGCATCTTGCGGCGCTCGGTGTGGAGCTCACGGTGCTCACCCCCGAGCAGGCGGACTACATCGGCGTGCCGGTGGAGGGCCCCTACAAGGTGGACCACTACCGCTACTGA
- a CDS encoding phosphomannomutase/phosphoglucomutase yields the protein MSNVDLSAFVKAYDVRGLVGSQLTPAVVEALAAGFVDELGAAGTEVIVGHDMRDSSPEFAEAFARGASARGAHVVSIGLCSTDETYFASGFFDAPAAMFTASHNPASYNGIKFSRAGAQGISLATGLAAIRDRAQAYLDTGGVTPVEAVGTVATRDVLAAYAAKLRSLVDLSGVRPLKIVVDAGNGMGGLTVPAVLGEAAGLPALPLEIVPLYFELDGTFPNHEANPLEPANLVDLQKAVVAHGADLGLAFDGDADRCFVVDETGAPVTPSAVAAIVAVREVARVRAAGETGEVFVIHNLITSRFVPEAIEAAGATPVRTRVGHSLIKDRMHETGAVFGGEHSAHYYFRDFWGADNGMLAALHLLAEFGAQDQPLSRFAARFDPYALSGEINSTVEDIPAAYTRIVDAFTARGEFDELDGLTVTGAPDAGFWWFNVRPSNTEPLLRLNVEADTAERMAAVRDEVLALIRALEL from the coding sequence GTGAGCAACGTTGACCTGAGCGCCTTCGTCAAGGCCTACGATGTCCGCGGCCTCGTGGGCAGCCAGTTGACCCCCGCCGTGGTGGAAGCGCTCGCGGCGGGCTTCGTCGACGAGCTCGGCGCCGCCGGCACCGAGGTGATCGTGGGCCACGACATGCGCGACTCCTCGCCCGAGTTCGCGGAGGCTTTCGCGCGCGGCGCGTCGGCGCGCGGCGCGCACGTCGTGAGCATCGGCCTGTGCTCGACCGACGAGACCTACTTCGCATCCGGCTTCTTCGACGCCCCCGCCGCGATGTTCACCGCGAGCCACAACCCGGCGAGCTACAACGGCATCAAGTTCTCGCGGGCCGGCGCGCAGGGCATCTCCCTCGCGACCGGCCTCGCCGCCATCCGTGACCGTGCCCAGGCCTATCTCGACACGGGCGGCGTGACCCCGGTCGAGGCTGTCGGCACCGTCGCCACCCGCGACGTGCTCGCTGCCTACGCGGCCAAGCTGCGTTCGCTCGTCGACCTCTCCGGGGTCCGGCCCCTCAAGATCGTGGTGGATGCCGGCAACGGGATGGGCGGGCTCACCGTGCCCGCCGTGCTCGGCGAGGCGGCCGGGCTGCCCGCGCTGCCGCTCGAGATCGTGCCGCTCTACTTCGAGCTCGACGGCACCTTCCCGAACCACGAGGCGAACCCGCTCGAGCCGGCGAACCTCGTGGACCTGCAGAAGGCGGTGGTCGCGCACGGCGCCGACCTCGGCCTCGCCTTCGACGGCGACGCGGACCGCTGCTTCGTGGTCGACGAGACCGGCGCCCCGGTGACGCCCAGTGCGGTCGCCGCGATCGTCGCGGTGCGCGAGGTGGCCCGCGTGCGAGCCGCGGGCGAGACCGGCGAGGTGTTCGTGATCCACAACCTCATCACCTCGCGATTCGTCCCCGAGGCGATCGAGGCCGCGGGGGCCACGCCGGTGCGCACCCGCGTGGGTCACTCGCTCATCAAGGACCGCATGCACGAGACCGGTGCGGTCTTCGGCGGCGAGCACTCCGCCCACTACTACTTCCGCGACTTCTGGGGTGCCGACAACGGCATGCTCGCGGCACTGCACCTGCTGGCCGAGTTCGGCGCGCAGGATCAGCCGCTGTCGCGTTTCGCCGCACGGTTCGACCCGTATGCGCTCTCGGGTGAGATCAACTCCACGGTCGAGGACATCCCGGCCGCGTACACGCGCATCGTGGACGCCTTCACCGCGCGCGGCGAGTTCGACGAGCTCGACGGGCTCACGGTGACCGGCGCCCCCGACGCGGGCTTCTGGTGGTTCAACGTGCGCCCCTCCAACACCGAGCCGCTGCTGCGGCTCAACGTGGAGGCCGACACCGCCGAGCGGATGGCCGCCGTCCGCGACGAGGTGCTCGCCCTCATCCGCGCGCTGGAGCTCTGA
- a CDS encoding DUF3499 family protein encodes MSARPCSKVACGREAVATLTYDYTDAMAVLGPLAVRREPHSYDLCAQHAERLSAPQGWQIVRHVTVAELQS; translated from the coding sequence ATGAGTGCGCGACCGTGCAGCAAGGTGGCCTGCGGCCGCGAGGCCGTGGCGACCCTGACCTACGACTACACGGATGCGATGGCCGTGCTCGGGCCGCTCGCGGTGCGGCGGGAACCCCACAGCTACGACCTCTGCGCGCAGCACGCCGAGCGCCTCTCGGCCCCGCAGGGCTGGCAGATCGTGCGGCATGTCACGGTGGCTGAACTACAGTCGTAG
- a CDS encoding metallopeptidase family protein: MPRSARRASPRAGYRDRHGRGIRSAVTGPHLPMLRTRADFFDSCVASAVEYLRTLWPQELAAVHFEVASFPRGTAGPEGVDRWQVDPRARRVTLYRVPIERLVHLHRDDDWHRRSYIESCVFRAVAELLGKDPWDIAPERYRHF; encoded by the coding sequence ATGCCCCGATCCGCGCGCCGCGCATCGCCGCGGGCCGGCTACCGCGACCGGCACGGACGCGGCATCCGCTCGGCGGTGACCGGGCCGCACCTGCCGATGCTGCGCACGCGCGCCGACTTCTTCGACTCGTGCGTCGCCTCGGCCGTGGAGTATCTGCGCACCCTGTGGCCGCAGGAGCTCGCGGCGGTGCACTTCGAGGTGGCGTCGTTCCCGCGCGGAACGGCCGGACCGGAGGGGGTCGACCGCTGGCAGGTGGATCCTCGCGCTCGTCGCGTGACGCTGTACCGGGTGCCGATCGAGCGTCTCGTGCACCTGCACCGCGACGACGACTGGCACCGCCGCTCGTACATCGAGAGCTGCGTCTTCCGGGCAGTCGCCGAACTGCTCGGCAAGGATCCCTGGGATATCGCGCCGGAGCGCTACCGCCACTTCTGA